The following are from one region of the Bacteroidota bacterium genome:
- a CDS encoding NUDIX domain-containing protein: protein MKRFNLRAYALIIHKKKILLTDEIRFGKKMTKFPGGGLEWGEGLMDAVRRECREELQQEPLSAEHFYTTDFFIASAFHSDDQLISVYYKVKLPHPEKIKVAKKVFDFEKEEEGAQLFRWIEMKNISPENFTFPIDKLVAEKLLAPK, encoded by the coding sequence ATGAAAAGATTCAACCTCCGTGCCTACGCACTCATTATTCATAAAAAAAAAATTCTCTTGACCGATGAGATCCGTTTCGGAAAAAAGATGACCAAATTTCCCGGCGGAGGTTTGGAGTGGGGGGAAGGATTGATGGATGCGGTGCGAAGAGAATGTCGTGAAGAATTGCAGCAGGAACCACTTTCAGCCGAACATTTTTATACAACAGATTTTTTTATCGCCTCAGCATTTCATTCCGATGATCAGCTCATCAGCGTTTATTACAAAGTGAAACTGCCGCATCCTGAAAAAATAAAAGTGGCCAAAAAAGTTTTTGATTTTGAAAAGGAAGAAGAAGGTGCGCAGCTATTCCGCTGGATAGAAATGAAAAATATTTCGCCGGAGAATTTTACTTTTCCAATAGATAAATTAGTAGCAGAAAAATTGTTGGCTCCAAAATAA